In Hymenobacter gelipurpurascens, one DNA window encodes the following:
- a CDS encoding xanthine dehydrogenase family protein molybdopterin-binding subunit yields MPKQPAKEGVVGSPMHRVDGRLKVTGAARYAAEHQVAGVKHGVLVLSTVAKGRIRQLDTATAEKAAGVLAVVTYRNSPKVPGYSSATAASNPRVEGQEIKVFHDDQIHFYNQPVALAIAETLEQARYAASLVKVAYEQLPHQTNLAANLTKGTEPKKEKDYTRGQAYAYRTAPVRIEQEYATPIQVHNPLEMHAAIALWEGDKLTVYNKTQAPKLAQQDLMRLFQLPEENVQVHSPFVGGAFGGASRIWPQETAAILGAKHVGHPVKVMLRREQQFNLVGYRPRSIQKMGLGASSDGALLGITHEAFGNTSQYEQFPERIVHPTKSAYRTPNMNTVYKVVPLDVSTPCWTRGPGESSGSFALESAMDELAYALQMDPVALRLKNYAETDPENDKPWASKHLRECYERGAQRFGWSKRNPAPRAMREGDWLVGQGMSSGIYKSERQEATAKARLMADGTLLIQSATADTGPGTATIMTQIAADASGVAPQNIRFELGDSALPPAPIQAGSHTATSVGTVVHEVCVALREQLQTMARNQTGSAFSQASPSDLVTLGGELHLAQDSSKRISYVDILKQQNLPMLEVTRQSKGGPELKEYSGKSFCANFVEVRVHALTGEVRVSRVVSVVDAGRVLNHTTARSQVLGAVVWGIGQALMEQVVIDHRYGNFLNHDLAEYHVPVCADMPEIDVQFIDKPDPIISPTGAKGLGEIGLVGFAAAVANAVYHATGTRVRELPITPDKLI; encoded by the coding sequence ATGCCCAAGCAACCCGCCAAAGAAGGAGTCGTCGGCAGCCCGATGCACCGTGTAGACGGCCGGCTGAAGGTGACCGGTGCGGCCCGCTATGCGGCAGAGCATCAGGTGGCGGGTGTGAAGCACGGAGTACTGGTACTGAGTACCGTTGCCAAAGGACGCATCAGGCAGCTCGACACGGCCACGGCAGAAAAAGCAGCGGGGGTGCTGGCCGTAGTTACGTACCGCAACTCTCCCAAAGTACCCGGCTACTCCAGCGCCACAGCCGCCAGCAATCCGCGGGTAGAAGGTCAGGAAATCAAGGTTTTCCACGACGACCAGATTCACTTCTACAACCAGCCCGTGGCCTTGGCCATTGCTGAAACGCTGGAACAGGCGCGCTATGCGGCTTCATTGGTGAAGGTGGCCTACGAGCAGCTGCCCCACCAAACCAACCTGGCCGCCAACCTCACAAAGGGTACGGAGCCCAAGAAAGAGAAAGACTATACCCGCGGACAGGCCTACGCCTACCGCACGGCCCCCGTGAGAATAGAGCAAGAGTATGCAACACCCATACAGGTGCACAACCCCTTGGAAATGCACGCCGCCATTGCGCTGTGGGAAGGCGATAAGCTCACCGTCTATAACAAAACGCAGGCCCCCAAGCTGGCCCAGCAGGATTTGATGCGCCTGTTTCAGCTGCCTGAGGAGAACGTCCAGGTTCACTCGCCTTTTGTGGGCGGCGCGTTTGGCGGCGCTTCCCGCATCTGGCCCCAGGAAACGGCGGCTATTCTGGGCGCCAAGCACGTAGGCCACCCCGTGAAGGTGATGCTGCGCCGCGAGCAGCAGTTCAACCTGGTGGGCTACCGGCCACGGTCTATCCAGAAGATGGGCCTGGGTGCTTCTTCGGATGGAGCCCTGCTTGGCATTACGCATGAGGCTTTCGGCAACACCTCCCAGTATGAGCAGTTTCCGGAGCGCATTGTGCACCCCACTAAATCGGCGTACCGCACGCCCAACATGAACACGGTGTACAAGGTGGTGCCCCTAGACGTAAGCACGCCCTGCTGGACGCGTGGGCCCGGCGAATCGAGTGGGTCGTTTGCTCTCGAATCGGCCATGGATGAGCTGGCCTACGCGCTTCAGATGGATCCCGTGGCGCTACGCCTGAAAAACTACGCCGAGACTGACCCCGAAAACGACAAGCCCTGGGCCAGCAAGCACCTGCGCGAGTGCTACGAGCGCGGCGCCCAACGTTTTGGGTGGAGCAAGCGCAACCCCGCACCCCGCGCCATGCGCGAGGGCGACTGGCTTGTAGGCCAGGGCATGAGCTCAGGCATCTACAAATCGGAGCGGCAGGAGGCTACGGCCAAGGCCCGCCTGATGGCTGATGGCACCCTGCTTATCCAGAGCGCTACCGCCGACACCGGTCCTGGCACGGCCACCATTATGACCCAGATTGCCGCCGATGCCAGCGGCGTGGCCCCCCAGAACATTCGTTTTGAGCTAGGTGATTCCGCTTTGCCGCCGGCGCCCATCCAGGCGGGTTCACACACGGCTACCTCGGTGGGCACGGTGGTGCATGAGGTGTGCGTGGCGCTACGCGAACAGCTTCAGACGATGGCCCGCAATCAAACCGGCTCCGCGTTCAGCCAGGCTTCTCCTTCTGACTTGGTGACGTTGGGTGGCGAGCTACACCTGGCCCAGGATAGCAGCAAGCGGATTTCGTACGTGGATATCCTGAAGCAGCAAAACCTGCCGATGCTGGAAGTCACGCGCCAGTCGAAGGGTGGGCCGGAGCTCAAGGAATACTCCGGCAAATCATTCTGCGCCAACTTCGTGGAAGTGCGCGTGCATGCGCTTACCGGCGAGGTGCGCGTGAGCCGCGTAGTATCGGTAGTAGATGCCGGGCGCGTGCTCAACCACACTACGGCCCGCAGCCAGGTGCTGGGCGCGGTGGTGTGGGGCATCGGGCAGGCTCTCATGGAGCAGGTCGTCATCGACCACCGCTACGGCAACTTCCTCAACCACGACCTAGCTGAATACCACGTACCCGTCTGCGCCGATATGCCCGAAATCGACGTGCAGTTCATCGATAAACCCGACCCCATCATCAGTCCTACGGGCGCCAAAGGCCTCGGCGAAATTGGCTTGGTTGGCTTCGCGGCCGCCGTGGCCAACGCCGTATACCACGCCACCGGCACGCGCGTGCGGGAGCTGCCCATCACCCCCGACAAGCTCATCTGA
- a CDS encoding xanthine dehydrogenase family protein molybdopterin-binding subunit: protein MDSSLTFKDNIGKPMDRVDGRLKVTGAATYSAEYKLPNLAYAVLVGSTITKGRITGVDSKAAERAPGVLAVITHFNSPKVPGYDTAGKDPSQPATVGGPIKVFKDDKIHFNDQTIAVVVADTLERARYAAGLVKGQYAKEKHQTNLEASKPQAFLPTSAKKNPKSPMNDYQRGQVDAYKTGAIKLESEYVIPTEVHHPMELQAITAHWEAPDRLTIYDKTQGTMATRRDFAKEWNLPEENVKVIATFVGGAFGNALHSWPHESAAIIAAKVVNRPVKLVLTREQMFTMVGYRPYTWQKLGMSATPDGKITAITHESIGQTSSFEEFTESTLAQTRMMYQSPNVTTRYRLASLDVNSPIWMRGPGEATGAFALESAMDEMAHLLNLDPMEFRLRNYTEQDPEKNKPWSTKFLKECYQLGAERVGWNKRQLKPGSLRDGDWLIGYGMGVGTFGAHRGAATVSAQLQPNGTVLLRCATTDIGPGTGTAMTQIAADTLGLSPKLITFELGNSSFPKAGTQGGSSTVNSVGPAVQEACLALKDKLRGLAGSSNAAFTSARKEDVGLSDGYLTLSGNSAKVPFADLLKQTGGEAVTVEAKPGDEGQKYSMYSFSVHFAEVRVHQLTGEVRVSKLVSCADAGTIVNEKTAGNQMKGGAVGGIGMALMEHAIIDDRYGRYVTKDFADYHVPVHADSPDVQVAFVNQPDLHVNALGTKGIGEIAIIGVAPAIANAVFNATGKRVRELPITPDKLI, encoded by the coding sequence ATGGATTCTTCTCTCACTTTCAAGGATAACATTGGCAAGCCCATGGACCGGGTAGATGGCCGCCTGAAGGTTACGGGCGCCGCCACATACTCTGCCGAGTACAAGCTGCCCAACCTGGCCTACGCCGTGCTGGTGGGCAGTACCATCACGAAAGGCCGCATTACGGGCGTCGACTCGAAGGCCGCTGAACGGGCGCCGGGCGTGCTGGCCGTCATCACGCACTTCAACTCGCCTAAGGTGCCAGGCTACGACACAGCCGGCAAGGACCCTTCGCAACCCGCTACCGTAGGCGGGCCGATCAAGGTGTTCAAGGACGACAAAATCCACTTCAACGACCAGACCATTGCTGTGGTAGTGGCCGACACGCTGGAGCGGGCCCGCTACGCGGCGGGCCTCGTGAAGGGCCAGTACGCGAAGGAAAAGCACCAAACCAACCTCGAAGCCAGCAAGCCGCAGGCCTTCCTGCCTACTTCGGCCAAGAAGAACCCGAAGTCGCCGATGAACGACTACCAGCGCGGCCAGGTGGATGCCTACAAAACCGGCGCTATCAAGCTGGAAAGCGAGTATGTGATTCCGACGGAAGTGCACCACCCGATGGAGCTGCAGGCCATTACGGCCCACTGGGAAGCCCCCGACCGCCTGACGATTTACGACAAAACCCAGGGCACCATGGCCACCCGCCGCGACTTCGCGAAGGAATGGAATCTGCCCGAGGAAAACGTGAAGGTGATTGCCACGTTCGTGGGCGGCGCCTTCGGTAATGCCCTACACAGCTGGCCCCACGAGTCGGCGGCCATTATTGCGGCCAAAGTGGTGAACCGCCCGGTAAAGCTGGTGCTCACGCGCGAGCAGATGTTTACGATGGTGGGCTACCGACCTTACACCTGGCAGAAGCTGGGCATGAGCGCCACACCCGACGGCAAAATCACGGCCATCACGCACGAAAGCATCGGACAAACGTCTTCCTTTGAGGAGTTTACCGAATCGACGCTGGCCCAGACGCGCATGATGTATCAGTCGCCGAACGTGACGACGCGCTACCGCCTGGCCTCCCTCGACGTGAACTCGCCCATCTGGATGCGCGGCCCCGGCGAGGCTACTGGCGCGTTTGCCCTGGAGTCGGCCATGGATGAAATGGCGCATCTGCTGAACCTGGACCCGATGGAGTTCCGCCTGCGCAACTACACCGAGCAAGACCCCGAGAAAAATAAGCCCTGGAGCACCAAGTTTCTGAAGGAGTGCTACCAGCTGGGAGCTGAGCGCGTTGGCTGGAACAAGCGCCAGCTCAAGCCCGGCTCCCTGCGCGACGGCGACTGGCTGATTGGGTACGGCATGGGCGTGGGCACCTTTGGGGCGCACCGTGGCGCGGCTACGGTTAGCGCCCAATTGCAGCCTAACGGCACGGTGCTGCTCCGGTGTGCCACCACCGATATCGGCCCCGGCACTGGCACCGCCATGACCCAGATTGCCGCCGACACGCTAGGCCTCTCGCCCAAGCTCATCACGTTTGAATTGGGCAATTCCAGCTTCCCAAAGGCCGGTACGCAGGGCGGTTCCTCCACCGTAAACAGCGTGGGCCCCGCCGTGCAGGAGGCATGCTTGGCCCTCAAAGACAAGCTACGCGGACTGGCTGGCAGCAGCAATGCCGCCTTCACTTCGGCCCGGAAAGAAGACGTAGGCCTCTCCGATGGCTACCTGACGCTCAGCGGAAACTCGGCCAAGGTGCCTTTCGCTGATCTGTTGAAGCAGACGGGCGGCGAGGCCGTTACCGTGGAGGCCAAGCCCGGCGACGAAGGCCAGAAATATTCCATGTACTCGTTCTCCGTGCATTTTGCCGAAGTGCGGGTGCACCAGCTGACCGGCGAAGTGCGGGTGAGTAAGCTGGTTTCCTGCGCTGATGCGGGCACCATCGTAAACGAAAAAACAGCGGGCAACCAGATGAAGGGCGGCGCCGTGGGCGGCATCGGCATGGCCCTGATGGAACACGCCATCATCGACGACCGGTACGGCCGCTACGTCACGAAGGACTTCGCCGACTACCACGTGCCCGTGCACGCCGACTCACCCGATGTGCAGGTGGCCTTCGTGAACCAGCCCGACCTGCACGTAAATGCCCTCGGCACCAAAGGCATCGGCGAAATTGCCATTATCGGCGTAGCGCCGGCCATTGCCAATGCCGTGTTTAACGCCACCGGCAAACGCGTACGGGAGCTGCCAATTACGCCTGATAAGCTGATTTAA
- a CDS encoding DUF3037 domain-containing protein encodes MPVKHLYEYAVLRVVPRVEREEFLNVGVILYCASRGFLQARYEVPEARLRAFAGAELDVVELAERLRSFERICGGRKEGGPIGQLAVASRFRWLTATRSTIVQTSPVHPGLCEDPADTLASLYAQLVQ; translated from the coding sequence ATGCCCGTGAAGCACTTGTATGAGTACGCCGTGCTGCGCGTGGTACCACGTGTAGAGCGCGAGGAGTTTCTCAATGTGGGCGTAATTCTGTACTGCGCCTCACGCGGGTTTCTGCAGGCGCGGTATGAGGTTCCGGAAGCCCGCCTGCGCGCCTTTGCAGGGGCTGAGCTGGATGTGGTAGAGCTAGCGGAACGGCTGCGTTCTTTTGAGCGCATCTGCGGCGGGCGTAAAGAGGGTGGCCCCATCGGGCAGCTGGCGGTGGCCTCGCGGTTTCGGTGGCTTACGGCCACGCGCAGCACCATTGTGCAAACCTCGCCCGTGCACCCTGGCCTGTGCGAAGACCCCGCCGATACGCTGGCAAGCCTGTACGCCCAACTAGTTCAGTAA
- a CDS encoding HipA family kinase produces MQASDLSLRTVDVTRYVTPLREGGSLPALVEADDGFMYVVKFRGAGQGLKALVAELIVGELARVLGLQLPELVFCQLDEAFGRTEPDEEIQDLLRFSTGLNLGLHYLSGASTFDPLVNTIEPGLASLIVWLDCLTMNVDRTARNTNLLMWHKELWLIDHGAALYVHHAGPSWAEPKPRPFPQVKDHVLLPQASELPAADALGHTLLTPERLRAVVDVVPAEWLAEPDVTVEEQRANYVRFLTARLAASENFVQEAKNAREALV; encoded by the coding sequence ATGCAGGCCAGTGACCTTTCTCTGAGAACCGTTGACGTGACGCGCTACGTCACCCCGTTGCGCGAGGGCGGCTCCCTGCCAGCCCTGGTAGAAGCCGACGATGGATTTATGTACGTGGTGAAATTCCGGGGGGCCGGCCAAGGATTGAAGGCCTTGGTAGCCGAGCTGATTGTAGGCGAGCTGGCCCGTGTGCTGGGCCTGCAGCTGCCGGAGCTGGTGTTTTGCCAGCTGGATGAGGCCTTTGGCCGCACCGAGCCCGACGAGGAAATTCAGGATCTGCTGCGCTTCAGTACGGGCCTCAACCTGGGCCTGCACTACCTCTCCGGTGCCAGCACTTTCGATCCGCTGGTGAATACCATTGAGCCCGGCCTGGCTTCGCTGATTGTGTGGCTCGACTGCCTCACGATGAACGTAGACCGCACCGCTCGCAACACCAACCTGCTTATGTGGCACAAGGAGCTGTGGCTAATTGACCACGGCGCGGCTCTCTATGTGCACCACGCCGGCCCCAGCTGGGCCGAGCCCAAGCCCCGCCCATTTCCGCAGGTGAAGGACCATGTGCTGCTGCCCCAGGCCAGTGAGCTGCCCGCCGCCGATGCCCTAGGCCACACGCTGCTCACGCCGGAGCGCCTCCGCGCGGTTGTAGACGTAGTGCCCGCCGAGTGGCTCGCCGAGCCCGATGTGACAGTGGAGGAGCAGCGCGCGAATTACGTGCGGTTCCTCACGGCCCGTCTGGCCGCATCAGAAAACTTTGTTCAGGAAGCCAAAAATGCCCGTGAAGCACTTGTATGA
- a CDS encoding 1-phosphofructokinase family hexose kinase — translation MARIVTLTLNPAVDKSTTADHIIPDQKLRCATPKFEPGGGGINVSRALKRLGADSIAVFPVGGPTGVLLQELLALEEIEQHPVHTVSRTRENFIVVDASSGQQYRFGMPGMLLDVEEQQQILTVLKGLTEIPEFLVISGSLPPGVEPEFLVRIVRAAKALGIKVVIDTSGPALHQVLNEGVYLAKPNVGELSKMAGVDELDNEAVAQAAHTLVRDGKCEIVVTSLGPQGACVVTKDLVDHIPAPAVKKRSTVGAGDSMVAGLVYGLLTGLGVRETVRLGIACGSAATMNPGTELFHKADAEKLYKWLLQNTMTAATAA, via the coding sequence ATGGCACGCATCGTTACGCTCACGCTGAACCCCGCCGTGGACAAAAGCACCACCGCCGACCACATCATCCCCGACCAAAAGCTGCGGTGCGCCACGCCTAAATTTGAGCCGGGCGGCGGGGGCATCAACGTATCGAGAGCCCTGAAGCGACTGGGGGCAGACTCTATAGCGGTGTTTCCGGTGGGCGGCCCCACAGGGGTACTGCTGCAGGAGCTACTGGCGCTGGAGGAAATTGAGCAGCACCCGGTGCATACCGTGAGCCGCACCCGCGAGAATTTTATTGTGGTGGATGCCTCCAGCGGTCAGCAATACCGCTTCGGGATGCCGGGCATGTTGCTGGATGTGGAGGAGCAGCAGCAGATTCTGACGGTGCTAAAGGGCCTGACGGAAATCCCCGAATTCCTAGTCATCAGCGGCAGCCTGCCGCCCGGCGTAGAGCCCGAGTTTCTGGTGCGGATAGTACGGGCAGCCAAGGCCCTCGGCATTAAAGTGGTGATAGATACCTCGGGCCCGGCGTTGCATCAGGTGCTGAATGAGGGCGTGTACCTGGCCAAACCCAACGTGGGGGAGCTCAGCAAAATGGCCGGCGTAGATGAGCTCGACAACGAAGCCGTAGCGCAGGCAGCCCACACCCTCGTCCGCGACGGCAAGTGCGAAATCGTGGTAACCTCATTGGGGCCCCAGGGCGCGTGCGTTGTCACGAAGGACCTGGTAGACCATATTCCGGCGCCGGCCGTGAAGAAGCGCAGCACCGTGGGTGCCGGCGACAGCATGGTGGCCGGCCTGGTTTATGGCCTGCTGACTGGCCTAGGCGTGCGCGAAACCGTGCGACTGGGCATAGCCTGTGGCTCGGCGGCCACCATGAACCCCGGAACGGAGCTGTTCCACAAAGCCGACGCGGAGAAACTATACAAGTGGCTCCTGCAGAACACCATGACAGCGGCCACAGCAGCCTAA
- a CDS encoding SDR family NAD(P)-dependent oxidoreductase produces MNDQTALITGASSGIGFELARCFARDDYRVVLVARHLEELQEAARLIHQEFEGIDIILLPFDLSLPETPRQLYAETSKRGLQIDVLANDAGFGETGYFSDIDIQTELNIIQVNVTSLVHLTKLYLRDMVERNSGRILQVGSIASFSPSPCQAVYAATKAFVLSFTEAVQHELKQKKSSVTMTILCPPPTDTNFFRTAHAENTRAANHTVSARAVAEEGYDALMEGTARSLPTLNAKFNFFSSLLLPDSVLATLMNTQLHATSK; encoded by the coding sequence ATGAACGACCAAACCGCTTTAATTACCGGTGCCTCCAGCGGCATAGGGTTCGAGCTGGCCCGCTGCTTTGCTCGCGACGATTACCGCGTGGTACTCGTGGCCCGGCACCTCGAAGAGCTCCAGGAAGCTGCCCGCCTGATTCATCAGGAGTTTGAAGGCATAGATATTATTCTGCTGCCGTTTGATCTGAGCCTGCCGGAAACACCCCGGCAACTCTACGCCGAAACCAGCAAGCGCGGCCTGCAGATTGATGTGCTGGCCAACGACGCTGGCTTTGGGGAAACCGGTTACTTCTCCGACATCGATATTCAGACGGAGCTGAACATTATTCAGGTAAACGTGACCTCACTTGTTCACCTGACCAAGCTATACCTGCGCGATATGGTAGAGCGCAATTCAGGGCGCATTCTGCAGGTTGGCTCCATTGCGTCGTTTTCGCCCAGCCCCTGCCAGGCCGTGTATGCCGCTACCAAGGCGTTTGTGCTAAGTTTCACGGAAGCCGTTCAGCATGAGCTGAAGCAGAAGAAATCGTCCGTGACGATGACCATCCTGTGCCCACCACCCACTGATACCAACTTCTTCCGGACGGCTCACGCCGAAAACACCCGTGCCGCCAACCACACGGTATCGGCCCGCGCGGTAGCCGAAGAAGGCTACGACGCCCTGATGGAAGGCACGGCCCGCTCCTTGCCTACGCTCAATGCCAAGTTCAACTTCTTCTCCAGCCTGCTCCTCCCCGACTCCGTGCTGGCCACCCTCATGAATACCCAGTTGCACGCCACCAGCAAGTAA
- a CDS encoding DUF3891 family protein, with translation MIVRATPSSFICIAQHEHAQVSGQLAEHWQLPYFEGVARRPEVLLAIQEHDRAWIPLDAEPLWNEQAQAPHSFLDYPPAARLQHYQQGITEVEQQAPYAGLLCSLHYTSFPELAKHPLGLQFLAIEAERQQRLKQELQLTDAAQTATLEFHKRLLRFADNLSLYLCLNEPGTSKAQEHPWYQAGIPFSDYFSFTHQQLVQVEWPTRHQMHIHPSPFADAFAVSLRYQELPKARLAAVGLGQCFAEAPVEELEVWVHSGQA, from the coding sequence ATGATTGTTCGTGCCACGCCCAGCAGTTTCATTTGTATAGCCCAGCATGAGCACGCCCAGGTATCGGGCCAGCTGGCGGAGCACTGGCAGCTGCCGTATTTCGAGGGAGTAGCACGGCGGCCCGAGGTGCTGCTGGCCATTCAGGAGCACGACCGCGCCTGGATTCCGCTGGATGCGGAGCCACTCTGGAATGAGCAGGCTCAGGCCCCGCATTCTTTCCTCGACTATCCGCCGGCTGCCCGGCTGCAGCACTATCAGCAGGGCATTACGGAGGTAGAACAGCAAGCGCCCTACGCCGGCCTGCTGTGCAGCCTGCATTACACCAGCTTCCCGGAGCTAGCGAAGCACCCCCTAGGCCTGCAGTTTCTGGCGATAGAAGCCGAGCGCCAACAGCGCCTGAAGCAGGAGCTGCAGCTAACCGATGCGGCCCAGACCGCTACACTGGAGTTCCACAAGCGGCTCCTGCGCTTCGCCGATAATCTTTCCCTGTATCTCTGCCTTAATGAGCCGGGCACTTCCAAAGCTCAGGAACACCCGTGGTACCAGGCGGGCATTCCGTTCTCTGATTATTTCTCCTTTACCCATCAGCAATTGGTGCAGGTAGAGTGGCCTACGCGGCACCAAATGCACATTCATCCCTCTCCATTTGCTGATGCCTTTGCCGTGTCCTTGCGCTACCAGGAACTGCCTAAAGCCCGGTTGGCAGCGGTAGGCCTAGGCCAGTGCTTTGCGGAGGCACCCGTTGAGGAACTAGAAGTCTGGGTGCATTCCGGGCAGGCCTAG
- a CDS encoding carboxymuconolactone decarboxylase family protein — protein MRLNLQTTEPEAYKAMYGLEKYLSTSGLSHAHKHLIKVRASQLNKCAYCINMHTQEARKDGETEQRLYLLNAWRETSLFTPEEKALLALTEEVTFIGQAGVSDATYQQAAALFDEHYLAQAIMAIVVINAWNRIAISTELPLG, from the coding sequence ATGCGACTCAACCTGCAAACCACCGAGCCGGAGGCCTACAAAGCCATGTATGGGCTAGAAAAGTACCTGAGCACGTCCGGGCTCAGCCACGCCCACAAACACCTTATCAAGGTGCGTGCCTCGCAGCTAAATAAGTGCGCGTACTGCATCAATATGCACACTCAGGAGGCCCGCAAAGATGGAGAGACGGAACAGCGGCTGTACCTACTGAACGCTTGGCGCGAAACCAGCCTGTTCACGCCCGAAGAAAAGGCGCTGCTGGCCCTGACGGAGGAAGTAACCTTTATCGGGCAAGCCGGTGTGTCGGATGCCACGTATCAGCAAGCTGCCGCACTTTTTGATGAGCACTACCTGGCCCAGGCAATTATGGCCATTGTGGTTATTAACGCTTGGAATCGGATTGCCATTTCTACAGAACTGCCGCTGGGGTAG
- a CDS encoding Crp/Fnr family transcriptional regulator: MYGPLLAHIAQYVSLSEAESDLLQTYLGHQIIARKEHVLVEGQVCTANYFVLRGCLRTYLVNEKGTEQTIQFGIENWWLTDYASLDNQVPSQFYMQATENAEVVVLEKRVQEELFRQLPQLERYFRILLQKAAAAALFRMKLLYSLSGEARYHHFNDHFPAFVQRVPQYMLASYLGFTPEFLSKIRAKVGHR, translated from the coding sequence ATGTACGGTCCTTTATTGGCGCATATTGCGCAGTATGTTTCGCTCAGCGAGGCTGAAAGCGACTTGCTCCAGACGTACCTAGGCCACCAGATTATTGCCCGCAAAGAGCATGTGCTGGTAGAGGGGCAAGTGTGCACGGCCAACTACTTCGTGCTGCGAGGCTGCTTGCGTACGTATTTGGTGAACGAGAAAGGCACCGAGCAAACCATTCAGTTTGGTATTGAAAACTGGTGGCTCACCGACTACGCCAGCCTCGATAACCAGGTGCCCTCCCAATTCTACATGCAGGCTACTGAAAACGCAGAGGTAGTGGTGCTGGAGAAGCGGGTGCAGGAGGAGCTATTTCGGCAGCTGCCGCAACTGGAGCGCTACTTCCGTATTCTGCTGCAGAAGGCGGCCGCGGCGGCCCTGTTTCGGATGAAGTTGCTCTACAGCCTTTCGGGGGAAGCGCGCTACCATCACTTCAACGACCATTTTCCGGCGTTTGTGCAGCGGGTGCCGCAGTATATGCTGGCTTCCTACCTGGGATTTACGCCGGAGTTCCTGAGCAAGATCAGGGCAAAAGTGGGGCATCGGTAG
- a CDS encoding cupin domain-containing protein gives MNTESLLGPLKDATRREVGGVQVDVVRTTGTSRVKRVVYPAGFRWSKDMKPVVGTELCQHAHVGFLAAGKLGIQYADGTQEEYAAPQVVAIAPGHDGWVIGEEQAILIEFDFEGETVERLGLKRS, from the coding sequence ATGAATACGGAATCATTGCTCGGCCCCCTGAAAGATGCCACCCGTCGTGAAGTAGGCGGTGTGCAGGTAGATGTAGTGCGCACCACCGGCACTTCGCGGGTGAAGCGGGTGGTGTACCCGGCCGGTTTCCGGTGGTCGAAGGATATGAAGCCGGTGGTAGGCACGGAGCTGTGCCAGCACGCGCACGTGGGGTTTCTGGCCGCCGGTAAGCTCGGTATTCAGTACGCCGATGGCACCCAGGAAGAGTATGCAGCGCCGCAAGTAGTGGCCATTGCGCCCGGCCACGATGGCTGGGTGATAGGCGAAGAGCAGGCCATCCTCATTGAGTTCGACTTTGAGGGCGAAACGGTGGAGCGCCTGGGTTTGAAGCGCTCCTAG
- a CDS encoding TIGR03643 family protein, producing MKEQALMAADIDRVIEMAWEDRTPFEAIELQFGLSEAEVIKLMRREMKASSWRMWRARVQGRATKHQAKSAVDDGRFKSSLQRSITLNTISKRR from the coding sequence ATGAAAGAACAAGCCCTGATGGCCGCTGATATTGACCGGGTTATCGAAATGGCGTGGGAAGACCGCACGCCGTTTGAAGCCATAGAGCTGCAATTCGGCCTTTCGGAGGCGGAGGTGATCAAACTAATGCGGCGGGAAATGAAGGCCTCTTCCTGGCGCATGTGGCGGGCCAGGGTGCAGGGCCGCGCCACCAAGCACCAAGCCAAAAGCGCAGTAGACGATGGTCGGTTTAAATCCAGCCTGCAGCGTAGCATCACGCTCAACACTATATCCAAACGCAGATAA